In the genome of Bremerella sp. P1, the window TGAGCGTCTACTTGTGGGCGGTTATTCACGATCGACCAACCTGCTGGGCATGCGAGCCGGGCAACTGGCCTGACGATCTCAGGCCTCGGAAATTACCGTCTCAACCGACGATGAGCCGACGCTTGCCAACCACGGAAGTTCAGGCACTGCTCGCTCAAATGGAACGGTGCATGATCGCGGTGGACGATTTCGGTTTTGTCATGCTCGTTGATGGCAAGCCGCAAATGGTGAGTCATTGCAGCAAGGATCCCGATGCCCGTTGGGGCCGCGCACGACGCGGCTACGGCAAGGGCTACAAGGTCCACGCGATCTACGGCTCGAGCAGCATGCCGCTGGCCTGGGATGTCGAACCGCTCAACGTGGCCGAAACGCCGGTTGCAGTTCGGCTTCTCCCGATCCTAGGGAGAGGCGGAGGCTATCTAGTGGCTGATCGTGGATACGACAGCAACCAGCTCCACGACGCGGCGATGGAAGCCGGTTATCAACTGGTGGCCGAAAAACTGCGACCAGGAAAAGGCTTGGGGCATTGCCGCCACAGCCCAGGACGAATTCGCTGTTTCGCCCTACTAGAGCAGGAGTTCGGTCGCGCCCTAATACGGTTCCGGAACCAGGTCGAACGAAGATTCGCCTGGCTTGGCAATCACGCCGGAGGCCTCGAACCACTACCCAACTGGGCTCGACGAATACACCGCGTCCGCGAGTGGGTTC includes:
- a CDS encoding transposase encodes the protein MSRRLPTTEVQALLAQMERCMIAVDDFGFVMLVDGKPQMVSHCSKDPDARWGRARRGYGKGYKVHAIYGSSSMPLAWDVEPLNVAETPVAVRLLPILGRGGGYLVADRGYDSNQLHDAAMEAGYQLVAEKLRPGKGLGHCRHSPGRIRCFALLEQEFGRALIRFRNQVERRFAWLGNHAGGLEPLPNWARRIHRVREWVQAKLLIHAMYMLLNLHPPPLAGE